The following are encoded together in the Bradyrhizobium sp. CCGUVB1N3 genome:
- a CDS encoding sugar phosphate isomerase/epimerase → MTKPIGRFSIQLYSARSITPLEAQFALLSELGYTMVEPWGALFNDPETLKRLLDVHGMTAPSAHVGLDPLREDAVGTAGMCKGLGIETIFAPAPPLGEREGGEKEWRGIGRELAEIGKAVTGEGLKFGWHNHHWEYGRTGSGKTYLECLFEEAPDLVWEADLAWIVRGGGDPVAEIKKHARRLVACHIKDLAPSGQCADEDGWADPGHGIMNWPALRAAMKEAGVSLFVAEHDKPNDVARFARRARETVSSWT, encoded by the coding sequence ATGACCAAACCAATCGGCCGATTTTCCATCCAGCTCTATTCCGCCCGCTCCATTACCCCGCTTGAGGCGCAATTCGCGCTGCTGTCCGAGCTCGGCTACACGATGGTCGAGCCTTGGGGCGCGCTGTTCAATGATCCCGAGACGCTGAAGCGGCTGCTCGACGTCCACGGCATGACCGCGCCGAGCGCTCATGTCGGCCTCGACCCGTTGCGCGAGGATGCGGTCGGTACGGCGGGGATGTGCAAGGGACTCGGCATCGAGACCATCTTCGCGCCGGCCCCGCCATTGGGTGAGCGCGAAGGCGGCGAAAAGGAATGGCGCGGCATCGGGCGCGAGCTCGCTGAGATCGGAAAGGCGGTGACTGGCGAAGGACTCAAATTCGGCTGGCACAACCATCATTGGGAATACGGCCGCACCGGGAGCGGCAAGACCTATCTCGAATGCCTGTTCGAGGAGGCCCCCGATCTCGTCTGGGAAGCCGATCTCGCCTGGATCGTGCGAGGTGGCGGCGATCCGGTCGCCGAGATCAAGAAGCATGCTCGGCGCCTGGTCGCCTGCCACATCAAGGATCTCGCGCCATCTGGACAATGCGCTGATGAGGATGGCTGGGCAGATCCTGGCCACGGCATCATGAATTGGCCGGCGCTGCGCGCGGCGATGAAGGAGGCAGGGGTCTCCCTGTTCGTCGCTGAACACGATAAGCCGAACGACGTCGCCCGCTTCGCGCGCCGGGCGCGCGAGACCGTGTCGTCATGGACGTGA
- a CDS encoding ABC transporter ATP-binding protein: MQKSNVDIRSLQIGFGGLKVLENLDLHVDASEFLVLLGPSGCGKSTLLNAIAGLIDVKGGEIHIGGRDVTWAEPKDRGIAMVFQSYALYPRMSVRRNMSFGLKVAGTPRDEIERRVGEAAQMLRLTSLLDRRPSELSGGQRQRVAIGRALVRHAGVYLFDEPLSNLDAQLRAELRVEIKRLHARLGATMIYVTHDQIEALTLADRIAVMQGGVIQQLDTPKKIYREPVNRFVASFVGSPAMNFISGRLARGSELGFIAGVNRLALNGYVFRGQPTDAPVVLGIRPEHVELTASDDPSSVSARVEMVEPMGADTLIWCRLADGTAFSFRHDADAQVRVGDTLTVRFPADALSLFDEASGQRL, translated from the coding sequence ATGCAGAAATCGAACGTCGACATCAGGAGCCTGCAGATCGGCTTTGGCGGCCTGAAGGTGCTGGAGAACCTCGATCTCCACGTCGATGCGTCCGAGTTCCTCGTGCTGCTTGGGCCGTCTGGCTGCGGCAAGTCGACATTGCTCAACGCGATTGCCGGGCTGATCGACGTCAAAGGCGGCGAAATCCATATCGGCGGCCGAGATGTCACATGGGCAGAACCGAAGGATCGCGGTATCGCGATGGTGTTCCAGAGCTACGCGCTCTATCCGCGCATGAGCGTGCGCCGAAACATGTCGTTCGGGCTGAAGGTCGCGGGCACGCCGCGGGACGAGATCGAGCGCCGCGTCGGCGAGGCCGCGCAGATGCTGCGGCTCACCAGTCTCCTCGACCGCCGTCCCAGCGAGCTCTCCGGCGGCCAGCGTCAGCGTGTCGCGATCGGACGGGCGCTGGTGCGCCATGCCGGGGTCTATCTGTTTGACGAACCGCTCTCCAATCTGGATGCTCAGCTGCGCGCCGAGCTCAGGGTCGAGATCAAGCGGCTGCATGCACGGCTCGGTGCCACGATGATCTACGTGACGCACGACCAGATCGAGGCGCTGACGCTCGCGGACCGCATCGCAGTCATGCAGGGCGGCGTGATCCAGCAGCTCGACACGCCAAAGAAAATCTATCGCGAACCGGTCAACCGCTTCGTCGCTTCCTTCGTCGGCTCGCCCGCGATGAACTTCATTTCTGGTCGGCTCGCGCGCGGCAGCGAGCTCGGCTTCATCGCCGGTGTAAACCGGCTTGCCCTGAACGGCTACGTCTTCCGCGGCCAGCCGACCGACGCGCCCGTTGTTCTCGGCATCCGGCCCGAGCATGTCGAGTTGACCGCGTCGGACGATCCATCCTCCGTGTCCGCGCGCGTCGAGATGGTCGAGCCGATGGGCGCCGACACGCTGATCTGGTGTCGTCTCGCCGACGGCACTGCCTTCTCCTTCCGCCATGATGCGGACGCGCAGGTGCGTGTGGGGGACACGCTCACCGTCCGCTTCCCCGCCGACGCCCTGTCGCTGTTCGATGAGGCGAGCGGACAGCGCCTGTAG
- a CDS encoding sugar phosphate isomerase/epimerase produces the protein MKMIKGPAIFLAQFAADAAPFNSLDSICGWAASLGYEGVQIPSWDGRLFDLKKASESQDYADEVKGIAARHGLAITELSTHLQGQLVAVHPAYDAAFDGFAVPEVRGNAKARTEWAVDQVKRAILASRRLGITAQATFSGALAWPYVYPWPQRPAGLIETAFDELARRWRPILDYADEQGVDLAYEIHPGEDLHDGVSYEMFLERVNGHKRANLLYDPSHFVLQQLDYLDYIDIYHERIKAFHVKDAEFNPTGRQGVYGGFQSWVDRAGRFRSLGDGQVDFGAIFSKLTQYDYDSWAVLEWECALKHPEQGAREGAEFIKSHIIRVTEKAFDDFAGSGTDDAANRKMLGIS, from the coding sequence ATGAAGATGATCAAGGGACCGGCGATATTCCTCGCTCAGTTCGCTGCCGACGCGGCGCCGTTCAACTCCCTCGACTCGATCTGCGGATGGGCGGCCTCGCTCGGCTACGAGGGGGTTCAGATTCCGAGCTGGGATGGGCGGCTCTTCGACTTGAAGAAGGCCTCGGAGTCGCAGGACTACGCCGACGAAGTGAAGGGAATCGCGGCCCGCCACGGGCTGGCGATCACCGAGCTCTCGACCCATCTCCAGGGCCAGCTCGTTGCCGTTCACCCGGCCTATGACGCGGCATTCGACGGCTTCGCCGTGCCGGAGGTGCGCGGCAACGCCAAGGCGCGCACGGAGTGGGCCGTCGACCAGGTCAAGCGTGCGATCCTGGCGTCCAGGCGACTCGGGATCACTGCACAAGCGACCTTCTCCGGCGCACTTGCCTGGCCCTATGTCTATCCCTGGCCGCAGCGTCCGGCCGGCCTCATCGAGACCGCCTTCGACGAGCTCGCCAGGCGCTGGCGGCCGATCCTCGATTATGCCGACGAGCAGGGTGTTGATCTCGCCTATGAGATCCATCCTGGCGAGGACCTTCACGACGGCGTCTCCTACGAGATGTTTCTTGAGCGGGTGAACGGCCACAAGCGCGCGAACCTGCTCTACGACCCGTCGCACTTCGTGCTGCAGCAGCTCGACTATCTCGACTACATCGACATCTATCACGAGCGCATCAAGGCCTTCCACGTCAAGGACGCCGAGTTCAACCCGACGGGCCGCCAGGGCGTCTATGGTGGGTTCCAGAGCTGGGTCGACCGTGCCGGCCGCTTCCGATCGCTCGGCGATGGCCAAGTCGATTTCGGCGCCATCTTCTCGAAGCTCACGCAATACGATTACGACAGCTGGGCGGTGCTCGAGTGGGAATGTGCGCTGAAACATCCGGAGCAAGGCGCGCGCGAGGGGGCCGAGTTCATCAAAAGCCATATCATCCGGGTCACAGAGAAAGCCTTCGACGATTTCGCAGGCTCCGGCACCGACGACGCAGCGAACCGCAAGATGCTTGGCATCTCCTGA
- a CDS encoding carbohydrate ABC transporter permease, which translates to MAQPLPAARRGKRMTPARWGLYAFIFITALYFLLPLYVMVVTSLKPMAEIRQGNLLALPAAPSIDAWVKAWTSACTGLTCQGIKIGFLNSLRILVPSVVISILVGSLTGYALSLWRVRGANILFGAMMVVAFIPYQVFIYPLVRLFSFAGLGQSLLTIVIIHTIFGFPTMTLLFRNYFASLPVELFKAARVDGAGFYQIYAQIMMPMATPMIVVAVILQTTGIWNDFILGLVFAGRDNLPMTVQLNNIVNSTQGERAYNVDMAATLLTALLPLAVYFGSGRWFVRGIAAGAVKG; encoded by the coding sequence GTGGCGCAGCCTTTGCCCGCCGCGCGGCGGGGCAAGCGCATGACCCCGGCGCGCTGGGGCCTCTATGCCTTCATCTTCATTACCGCGCTCTACTTCCTGCTGCCGCTCTATGTGATGGTCGTCACCTCGCTGAAGCCGATGGCAGAGATTCGGCAGGGTAATCTGCTGGCCTTGCCGGCAGCTCCCAGCATCGACGCATGGGTCAAGGCCTGGACCTCGGCCTGCACCGGTCTGACCTGCCAGGGTATCAAGATCGGCTTTCTCAACTCGCTGCGCATCCTGGTGCCGTCGGTCGTCATCTCCATCCTGGTCGGCTCGCTTACCGGTTATGCGCTGTCGCTATGGCGGGTGCGCGGCGCCAACATCCTGTTCGGCGCGATGATGGTGGTCGCGTTCATTCCCTATCAGGTGTTCATCTATCCGTTGGTTCGCCTGTTCTCCTTCGCCGGGCTCGGGCAGTCGCTCCTGACCATCGTGATCATCCACACGATCTTCGGCTTTCCCACGATGACGCTGCTGTTCCGCAATTATTTCGCATCGCTGCCGGTCGAGTTGTTCAAGGCCGCCCGCGTCGACGGCGCCGGCTTCTACCAGATCTATGCGCAGATCATGATGCCGATGGCCACCCCCATGATCGTGGTCGCGGTGATCTTGCAGACCACCGGCATCTGGAACGACTTCATCCTAGGGCTCGTCTTCGCCGGCCGCGACAATCTGCCGATGACCGTGCAGCTCAATAACATCGTCAATTCGACGCAAGGTGAGCGCGCCTACAATGTCGACATGGCGGCCACGCTGTTGACCGCGTTGTTGCCGCTTGCCGTCTATTTCGGCTCCGGCCGCTGGTTCGTCCGCGGCATCGCCGCCGGCGCAGTGAAAGGCTGA
- a CDS encoding Gfo/Idh/MocA family protein, producing MTIEASNEAGDRGRIRLGMVGGGQGAFIGAVHRIAARIDDQFELVAGALASDPVRAKVSAKELGIADDRAYGSFEEMAKAEAARADGIEAVSIVTPNHMHSPVAKIFLEAGIHVICDKPLTTTVAEAEELVAMVRKTGRVFVVTHNYTGYPMVRQARAMVANGDLGEIRLVQAEYLQDWLTERLEAGGQKQAAWRTDPARSGAGGCIGDIGTHAYNLACFVTGLELDELLAQLSTFVEGRRLDDDVQILLKWKGGAKGMLWASQVAVGNENGLTLRVYGSKGGLEWAQENPNHLWFTPYGGPKQLLTRGGAGALGEAARVTRVPSGHPEGYLEGFATIYAEAARAIRAARVGEKPDTNVIFPTVEDGLAGVKFIDAAVKSSACKGTWVRMT from the coding sequence ATGACTATCGAAGCAAGCAACGAAGCCGGCGATCGCGGTCGTATCCGGCTCGGCATGGTCGGCGGCGGCCAGGGGGCCTTCATCGGCGCCGTCCACCGCATCGCCGCTCGCATCGACGACCAGTTCGAACTTGTGGCCGGCGCGCTCGCGTCGGATCCGGTCCGAGCCAAAGTATCAGCGAAGGAACTCGGCATCGCCGACGACCGTGCCTATGGCTCCTTCGAGGAGATGGCGAAGGCGGAAGCCGCGCGAGCGGACGGCATCGAGGCGGTCTCGATCGTGACGCCCAACCACATGCACAGTCCGGTCGCGAAAATCTTCCTGGAAGCCGGAATTCATGTGATCTGCGACAAGCCGCTGACGACAACCGTTGCCGAGGCCGAGGAACTGGTGGCGATGGTCAGGAAGACGGGCAGGGTCTTCGTGGTGACGCACAATTACACAGGCTATCCCATGGTTCGACAGGCTCGGGCCATGGTCGCAAACGGCGATCTCGGCGAAATCCGTCTCGTCCAGGCGGAGTATCTGCAGGATTGGTTGACGGAGCGACTAGAGGCCGGTGGCCAGAAGCAGGCGGCGTGGCGCACGGACCCCGCCCGGTCAGGCGCCGGCGGGTGCATCGGCGACATCGGGACCCACGCCTACAATCTCGCCTGCTTCGTCACCGGACTCGAGCTCGACGAATTGCTCGCACAACTGTCGACCTTCGTCGAGGGGCGGCGTCTCGATGACGATGTCCAGATCCTGCTCAAGTGGAAAGGCGGCGCCAAGGGCATGCTGTGGGCGAGTCAGGTCGCCGTCGGCAACGAGAACGGCCTCACGTTGCGCGTCTACGGCAGCAAAGGCGGCCTCGAATGGGCGCAGGAGAATCCGAACCATCTCTGGTTCACGCCATATGGTGGCCCCAAGCAACTCCTGACCCGCGGCGGCGCCGGCGCCTTGGGCGAGGCGGCCCGCGTCACCCGCGTCCCCTCCGGTCACCCCGAGGGCTATCTGGAAGGTTTCGCAACAATCTATGCTGAGGCAGCGCGCGCCATCCGCGCGGCAAGGGTCGGTGAAAAGCCGGATACTAATGTGATCTTCCCAACCGTTGAGGATGGCTTAGCAGGCGTGAAGTTCATCGACGCTGCCGTGAAGTCCTCGGCATGCAAAGGTACCTGGGTTCGAATGACGTAA
- a CDS encoding carbohydrate ABC transporter permease: protein MRLSLNSRLSVISALLPALLVMLVVYVGATSWTVWMSLTNSRMLPNNNFVGLRQYEMLLGNDRWITSVHNIIIYGVLFVSLALLIGFLLAVAIDQRVRAEDTIRSIYLYPYSMSFVVTGLVWQWLLNPTLGIQHVLRSWGFEGATFDWIVRPETAIYCLVIAGVWQASGLVMAIMLAGLRGVDDEIWKAARVDGLPKWRVYVSIIIPMMGASFATAAVLLSTGVVRLYDLSVAMTNGGPGIASEVPAKFVMDHLFERANIGLATAAATTMLITVIAVVAPYLYWRARKGEMR, encoded by the coding sequence ATGCGTCTTTCGCTGAACTCCCGACTTTCCGTGATCTCCGCGCTCTTACCGGCGCTGCTGGTGATGCTCGTCGTCTATGTCGGCGCCACCAGTTGGACGGTGTGGATGTCGCTGACCAATTCACGGATGCTGCCGAACAACAATTTCGTCGGGCTCCGGCAGTATGAGATGCTGCTCGGCAACGACCGCTGGATCACCTCGGTCCACAACATCATTATCTACGGTGTGCTGTTTGTCTCGCTTGCGCTTCTGATCGGCTTCCTGCTGGCGGTTGCGATCGATCAGCGGGTGCGCGCCGAGGACACGATCCGCTCGATCTATCTCTATCCCTATTCGATGTCCTTCGTCGTCACAGGCCTGGTCTGGCAATGGCTGCTCAACCCGACGCTCGGCATTCAGCATGTGCTGCGCAGCTGGGGCTTCGAAGGCGCGACGTTCGACTGGATTGTTCGGCCGGAGACCGCAATCTATTGCCTGGTCATTGCCGGCGTCTGGCAGGCTTCGGGGCTGGTGATGGCGATCATGCTCGCTGGCCTGCGCGGCGTCGACGACGAAATCTGGAAGGCGGCGCGGGTCGACGGCCTGCCGAAGTGGCGGGTCTATGTGTCGATCATCATTCCGATGATGGGTGCGAGCTTTGCGACCGCCGCGGTGCTGCTGTCGACGGGCGTGGTGCGCCTCTACGACCTCTCGGTAGCGATGACCAATGGCGGGCCAGGCATTGCCTCGGAGGTGCCTGCCAAATTCGTCATGGACCATCTGTTCGAACGCGCCAATATCGGGCTTGCGACTGCGGCGGCCACCACCATGCTGATTACGGTGATCGCGGTGGTCGCGCCCTATCTCTACTGGCGCGCGCGCAAGGGAGAGATGCGATGA
- a CDS encoding ABC transporter substrate-binding protein produces the protein MTIELSRRGFCIGTALIGLQTVSSSAFARSEDGTVKLGLVAPMSGPNARYGSFSLRGAQMAAKEINGAGGVGGRKINIMAGDSQGTPVEGVSATRRLIDQDQVDFIIGDVSSSVTLAMQPVAEDAGVLLLNAASSNPKITYKAGVGGFKWTYRNYPTDENRALIVLQYAAEKKGFTKYAVLSVDTDYGRAAIEFTKKYLPRFKSQILTEDYYKEGEVDFRSVLSKIRDSGAQAIIMYGNADSTPIVGRQMMEVGIAGKIPLIGNAEFNTASTIKAAPKALEGAIEAAAWLPAYDSEKSKAFVEKFTTEFREAPNNHAYVHWETVHLLAKAIEQAQSIDREKVRTALSKIHYASAVGDVTFDDHNQARLPMILLEIENGKPAIKGAYSAEIDYPK, from the coding sequence ATGACGATCGAGTTGAGCCGGCGGGGATTTTGTATTGGAACGGCGCTGATTGGACTTCAGACCGTCTCCTCCAGCGCCTTCGCCCGAAGCGAGGATGGGACCGTCAAGCTCGGCCTCGTCGCGCCGATGAGTGGACCGAATGCCCGCTACGGCTCCTTCTCGCTGCGCGGCGCGCAAATGGCGGCGAAGGAAATCAACGGTGCCGGCGGTGTCGGCGGGCGCAAGATCAACATCATGGCCGGTGACAGCCAGGGGACGCCGGTCGAGGGCGTCTCGGCGACGCGGCGGCTGATCGACCAGGACCAGGTCGATTTCATCATCGGCGATGTCTCGAGCTCTGTGACGCTCGCGATGCAGCCGGTAGCCGAAGATGCCGGCGTGCTCCTGCTCAATGCGGCCTCGTCCAACCCGAAGATCACCTACAAGGCGGGCGTAGGCGGCTTCAAATGGACCTATCGCAACTATCCGACCGACGAGAACCGGGCCTTGATCGTGCTGCAATACGCGGCGGAGAAGAAAGGCTTCACCAAATACGCAGTGCTCTCGGTCGATACCGATTATGGGCGCGCGGCCATTGAGTTTACCAAGAAGTACCTGCCTCGTTTCAAGAGCCAGATCCTGACGGAAGACTATTACAAAGAGGGCGAGGTCGATTTCCGCAGCGTGCTTTCCAAGATCCGCGATTCCGGCGCCCAGGCCATCATCATGTACGGCAACGCCGATAGCACACCCATCGTCGGACGCCAGATGATGGAAGTCGGGATCGCCGGCAAGATTCCGCTGATCGGGAACGCGGAGTTCAATACGGCAAGCACCATCAAGGCAGCGCCGAAAGCGCTCGAAGGGGCCATCGAGGCGGCGGCATGGCTGCCGGCCTATGACTCCGAGAAGAGCAAGGCCTTCGTCGAAAAATTCACCACCGAGTTCCGCGAGGCGCCCAACAACCACGCCTATGTGCACTGGGAGACCGTGCACCTGCTGGCCAAGGCGATCGAGCAGGCCCAGAGCATCGATCGCGAGAAGGTCCGCACCGCGCTCTCCAAGATCCACTATGCGAGCGCGGTCGGCGATGTGACCTTCGACGATCACAATCAGGCCCGCTTGCCGATGATCCTGCTTGAGATCGAGAATGGCAAGCCGGCCATCAAGGGAGCCTATTCGGCCGAGATCGACTATCCGAAATAG
- a CDS encoding C13 family peptidase — MNWSANTFTAAASPLSVSSVHAVEGAHKLGVVSFGLFGDQGVFKSEATGAARVVAGRFETGAIEVQYNSKKGGSATTEGLTRSLQDVASRLDAENDVLFVILTSHGSPDGLAIKAGRLEQTLTPSRLAEMLAKTGVRHKVVIISACYSGVFIPRLATPDVLVITAADADHPSFGCEDKAKWTYFGDAFFNVALRRAESLMDAFAGARALVRKRELREHFEPSYPLMAGGANVHQLLVARP, encoded by the coding sequence GTGAACTGGTCGGCAAACACCTTCACGGCGGCCGCCTCGCCGCTGTCGGTTTCCAGCGTGCACGCCGTCGAGGGTGCTCACAAGCTCGGCGTGGTATCCTTTGGCCTTTTCGGCGATCAAGGTGTGTTTAAAAGCGAGGCGACCGGTGCAGCACGGGTCGTCGCCGGTCGTTTCGAAACTGGCGCGATCGAAGTGCAGTACAATTCGAAGAAGGGCGGCAGCGCTACTACAGAAGGTCTGACCAGATCGTTGCAAGATGTAGCGAGCCGCCTGGACGCCGAGAATGACGTTTTGTTCGTGATTCTTACCTCGCATGGCTCGCCAGACGGCCTAGCAATCAAGGCAGGACGACTTGAGCAAACGCTCACACCGTCCCGTCTTGCCGAGATGCTCGCAAAGACCGGCGTGCGCCACAAGGTGGTGATCATCTCGGCCTGTTACTCGGGAGTATTCATCCCTCGTCTCGCGACTCCCGATGTCCTGGTCATCACAGCGGCCGACGCCGATCATCCGTCGTTCGGCTGCGAGGACAAGGCGAAGTGGACTTATTTCGGTGACGCCTTCTTCAACGTCGCGCTCCGTCGGGCCGAAAGCCTGATGGATGCATTTGCCGGTGCGCGCGCGCTCGTCAGGAAGCGGGAACTGCGTGAGCATTTCGAGCCGTCGTATCCCCTGATGGCAGGTGGGGCAAACGTGCATCAATTGCTGGTTGCGCGTCCATGA
- a CDS encoding Gfo/Idh/MocA family protein has product MSKLGVGIVGCGNISTIYMHNMPKFRDLKLIACADLRPEAAQAQAAQFGIEALSIEALLARPDIQIVVNLTTPNAHYGVSHAAFNAGKHVFGEKPITVEADDAATLVAEAARRGLKLGCAPDTFLGGGGRMAREFVDTGRIGKVLYGTCFLMSHGMEHWHPDPTFFFKPGGGPILDMGPYYLAALINLLGPVALVQGRASAGFATRLVTSKGPMNGKTVAVETPTTVMSLLHFESGADIIFAMSWDVWKHGHPPIELYGTEGSLRVPDPNFFGGAVQYTEKGGDWISVTADDRPFGKPNWRSPNWADHMPNQANYRCLGVAELASAVLRGTPHRSSGALASHSLEVKHAILKASVEGGEIAVRSRVARPAPLSDVDAMALWAGEAF; this is encoded by the coding sequence ATGAGTAAGCTCGGTGTCGGCATCGTCGGATGCGGCAACATCTCGACGATCTACATGCACAACATGCCGAAGTTCCGCGATCTCAAGCTGATCGCCTGCGCGGACCTGCGGCCTGAGGCCGCGCAAGCCCAGGCGGCGCAGTTCGGCATCGAGGCGTTGTCGATCGAAGCGCTGCTGGCGCGTCCCGATATCCAGATCGTCGTCAATCTCACTACGCCGAATGCGCATTACGGCGTGAGCCACGCGGCGTTTAACGCTGGCAAGCACGTGTTCGGCGAAAAGCCGATCACGGTGGAGGCCGATGACGCCGCGACCTTGGTCGCGGAGGCTGCTCGTCGCGGCCTGAAGCTCGGCTGCGCGCCGGATACTTTCCTTGGCGGCGGCGGACGGATGGCGCGCGAGTTCGTCGATACGGGGCGGATCGGCAAAGTGCTCTACGGCACCTGCTTTCTGATGTCGCATGGCATGGAGCACTGGCACCCCGATCCAACCTTCTTCTTCAAGCCAGGCGGCGGGCCGATCCTCGACATGGGGCCCTATTACCTTGCGGCCCTCATCAACCTGTTGGGTCCCGTTGCGCTAGTGCAGGGGCGTGCGAGCGCCGGCTTCGCCACGCGGCTCGTCACCTCGAAGGGACCGATGAACGGCAAGACCGTCGCGGTTGAAACCCCGACGACGGTGATGTCGCTGCTGCATTTCGAGTCGGGCGCCGACATCATTTTTGCGATGAGCTGGGACGTCTGGAAACACGGACATCCGCCGATCGAGCTTTACGGCACCGAGGGCTCGCTGCGCGTGCCGGACCCCAACTTTTTCGGCGGCGCGGTGCAATACACCGAAAAGGGGGGCGACTGGATCTCAGTCACAGCCGACGACCGGCCGTTCGGTAAGCCCAACTGGCGCTCGCCGAATTGGGCCGATCACATGCCGAACCAGGCCAACTATCGTTGCCTGGGCGTCGCCGAACTCGCAAGTGCGGTACTGCGCGGCACGCCACACCGCTCCTCCGGTGCGCTGGCGAGCCATTCGCTGGAGGTGAAGCACGCGATCCTCAAGGCCAGCGTCGAAGGTGGAGAGATCGCGGTGCGCTCGCGCGTCGCGCGACCGGCGCCGCTGTCCGATGTCGATGCGATGGCGTTGTGGGCCGGGGAGGCGTTCTGA
- a CDS encoding ABC transporter substrate-binding protein gives MKVFADQFTKAGGTWVDSAVAGAANARNAAISRTVAGNPPAAMQLNTGKQFDELVEGGLLADVDAIATEGNWKGVMPAAIIAAATRNGKMYAVPINIHGQNWLWYNKAVLASVGAAEPKTWNDALAILDKLKAEGKVIPLAFSGQKNWEQNLFNSVMIGVGGAQMWTGILGKRDASLARSAEFKAVAVTYKKLKDYVDAGAPGRNWNDATNLVIQGKAGMQIMGDWAKGEFVAAGKVADKDYGCTVLSNGSGGYVMGGDVFVFPKAKDPSTTKAQMTLARLMLTPETQIQFALKKGSIPVRSDVDTSALDACAQKGMRYVADKAQQMPSGDMLAPPAMTGALQDAISQYWNTNMSADEFSAKVAAVLKSQE, from the coding sequence GTGAAGGTGTTTGCCGACCAGTTCACCAAGGCCGGCGGCACTTGGGTCGACAGCGCGGTCGCCGGCGCTGCAAATGCACGAAACGCCGCGATCAGCCGCACCGTCGCCGGCAATCCGCCGGCCGCCATGCAGCTCAACACCGGCAAGCAGTTCGACGAGTTGGTGGAAGGCGGCCTGCTCGCCGACGTCGACGCGATCGCAACCGAAGGCAACTGGAAAGGCGTGATGCCCGCCGCGATCATTGCCGCGGCGACCCGCAACGGCAAGATGTATGCGGTGCCGATCAACATCCACGGTCAGAATTGGCTCTGGTACAACAAGGCTGTGCTCGCCTCCGTCGGAGCCGCCGAGCCGAAGACCTGGAATGACGCTCTCGCCATTCTCGACAAGCTCAAGGCCGAGGGCAAGGTGATCCCGCTGGCCTTCTCGGGCCAGAAGAACTGGGAGCAAAACCTGTTCAACTCGGTCATGATCGGCGTCGGCGGCGCACAGATGTGGACCGGCATTCTCGGCAAGCGCGACGCGTCGCTGGCGCGGAGCGCCGAGTTCAAAGCGGTCGCCGTCACCTACAAGAAGCTCAAGGACTATGTCGATGCCGGCGCGCCCGGCCGCAACTGGAATGACGCGACCAACCTCGTCATCCAGGGCAAGGCCGGAATGCAGATCATGGGCGACTGGGCCAAGGGCGAATTCGTCGCGGCGGGTAAGGTCGCCGACAAGGACTATGGCTGCACGGTGCTGTCCAATGGTAGCGGCGGTTACGTGATGGGCGGCGACGTGTTCGTATTCCCGAAGGCGAAGGACCCATCCACCACCAAGGCTCAGATGACCTTGGCGAGACTGATGCTGACGCCCGAGACCCAGATCCAGTTCGCGCTGAAGAAGGGCTCGATCCCGGTGCGTAGCGATGTCGATACGTCCGCGCTCGACGCTTGCGCCCAAAAGGGCATGCGCTATGTCGCAGACAAGGCCCAGCAAATGCCGTCCGGCGACATGCTGGCGCCGCCGGCGATGACCGGCGCGCTTCAGGATGCCATCTCGCAATATTGGAACACCAATATGAGCGCCGATGAATTCTCCGCCAAGGTCGCTGCGGTGCTGAAGTCCCAGGAGTGA